DNA sequence from the Bufo bufo chromosome 3, aBufBuf1.1, whole genome shotgun sequence genome:
CTTTTTACCCAAGGATTTGAAAGAAACacatttttcctatttttatttcCCTCATATATGATCCTGTGTCAGCCTGATAAATGTCTCTTGAGTTTGGCATCCTTCACTGGTTGTGCAACATGTCAAGCTTTGATTCTGTCTGAGTCTGGTTGGATCTTATGCCTCTGTCTGTGTGTGCTGGTTTTGTCAGTCTTTATGTATTCACTATGTCTGAATGGGTTCCTGAAGTCCGTCTTGGTAACTTACTGCAGATGTATTCACTATGTCTGAATGGGTTCCTGAAGTCCGTCTTGGTAACTTACTGCAGATGTATTCACTATGTCTGAATGGGTTCCTGAAGTCCGTCTTGGTAACTTACTGCAGATGTATTCACTATGTCTGAATGGGTTCCTGAAGTCCGTCTTGCTAACTTACAGCAGATGTATTCACTATGTCTGAATGGGTTCCTGAAGTCCGTCTTGGTAACTTACTGCAGATGTATTCACTATGTCTGAATGGGTTCCTGAAGTCCATCTTAGTAACTTACAGCAGATGTATTCACTATGTCTGAATGGGTTCCTGAAGTCCATCTTGCTAAGTTACTGCAGATGTATTCACTATGTCTGAATGGGTTCCTGAAGTCTATCTTGCTAAGTTACTGCAGATGTATTCACTATGTCTGAATGGGTTCCTGAAGTCTATCTTGCTAAGTTACTGCAGATGTATTCACTATGTATGAATGGGTTCCTGAAGTCCATCTTGCTAAGTTACTGCAGATGTATTCACTATGTCTGAATGGGTTCCTGAAGTCCGTCTTGGTAAATTACTGCAGATGTATTTACTATGTCTGAATGGGTTCCTGAAGTCCGTCTTGGTAACTTACTGCAGATGTATTCACTATGTCTGAATAGGTTCCTGAAGTCCGTCTTGGTAACTTACTGCAGATGTATTTACTATGTCTGAATGGGTTCCTGAAGTCCGTCTTGCTAACTTACAGCAGATGTATTCACTATGTCTGAATGGGTTCCTGAAGTCCATCTTGCTAAGTTACTGCAGATGTATTCACTATGTCTGAATGGGTTCCTGAAGTCCGTCTTGCTAACTTACAGCAGATGTATTCACTATGTCTGAATGGGTTCCTGAAGTCCATCTTGCTAAGTTACTGCAGATGTATTCACTATGTCTGAATGGGTTCCTGAAGTCCGTCTTGCTAACTTACTGCAGATGTATTCACTATGTCTGAATGGGTTCCTGAAGTCCGTCTTAGTAACTTACTGCAGTTGTATTCACTATGTCTGAATGGGTTCCTGAAGTCCGTCTTGCTAACTTACAGCAGATGTATTCACTATGTCTGAATGAGTTCCTGAAGTCCATCTTGCTAAGTTACTGCAGATGTATTCACTATGTCTGAATGGGTTCCTGTACTCTGTAAGTCTGTGTTTCTGTATTCTGTCCATCATCCAGTGCTCTGTCTTTTGCATATGTTACCTGAATGCCTTGGATTTTGCCTATATTCTATTTAGTTCTAGTCTGTGCTTCTGGTGCCTTACACTAGTGTCTCTGACCCATGAGTAAAACAGGGATCACAGCAGTATATCCGGTGCGTCTttttattggaagccttgagtgcacacacaagcaaagtaCGACGTTTAGGCTACACAGTAAGCCGAAACGTCAtactttgcttgtgtgtgcactcaaggcttccaataaaaAGACGCACCGGATGTGCTGCTGTGATCCCTGTTTTTCTTTATTGTTCTCCGGACTGCTGTGGATCTGTGGTCCTATGCTGGTGCATTCCGGGATTGGTCGATGAGGTCCgtttgtgctgctctacaactCTTTTTGCGTAATCTCTGACCCATGagtgtcagctgccaactacactgggacAATCCCAGAAGGTAGCGGTCAGTTTGCTAACCATAGCAAAGTCCACATCCCTGTACATGGGAGCATTAGTACTGGTGAGGATCCAGAATAACATCCTTAGAGTTTAGCCCTACACCAAACCAGTTGGTTGGCAAAGAGGTTCCACAACTATTGTGGTCTGATGCCCCAAACTGGACTGCAAAGTGTGGTTTCACTAGTAGTGGTGTAAAGCAATACTTTCTAGGTTGTTATGCTGTTTAACTCAGCTTTAGATGCAGCAGATTGACATTGAGTGCTAGAATGCTTATGTTGCCCATGTAGCCTGGGTCAATGGCAGCTGAATTTTCTCATAATCAATACAGATTTAttcaactgtatctcatcttcaGGCTCACACATGGTTTCGTCAGATGAGACTGAAGCTGAAAGGAATGCTTAGAGTCTACAGTCTGCAGGATAAGATGACAAATTTTACTTTCTATCCCACCTACTTCCTATTGGTTGGTATTCCGGGACTAGAACATGAACATATCTGGATCTCAATCCCTTTCTGTATCATCTATTTATCGGCTTTGCTGGGAAACATCATGGTGATAGTTGTCATCCTTAGATCTCCGAGACTCCACCAGCCTATGTTTATATTCCTCTCCATGCTGGCATTTAATGATGGCCTCCTTTGCACAAGTGTTGCCCCAAAAATGTTGTCAATCTTCTGGTTCAGTAATAAAGTCATTAGTTTTAATGGATGTCTTCTCCAGATGTTCTTCATTCATGCCTTCTCCAGTATTGAATCTGGGTTCTTGCTTTCCATGGCTTATGACCGCTACATTGCAATCAATAAACCTCTTAGGTATAGCTCCATAATAACCACTAGACTGATATACAGACTGGTCATCGTGTTTATGGTCCGGGCAGTTGTTCTGGTTGGTCCTTGTCTTGTCCTGATCAGGAGGTTTCCTGCATTCAAGACCAACATCATTGCACATTCCTACTGTGAGCACATGGCGGTGGTGAAGCTTGCGGCTGCTGATATCCGGGTGAACAGTATATATGGACTATTTGTGGCTTTTAccattctttgttttgatttgctCTTTATCTTTTTTTCATATGTCATGATTTTCAATGCCGTCTTCCGTCTTCCATCTAGAGATGCTCGTCTGAAAGCATTTAACACGTGTACCCCTCATATGTGCGTGTTCCTCAGCTTTTACAGTATGGCCATATTCTCTTTCTTATCCCACCGATATGGCGGGAAGATTCCTCCTTATGTCCATATTATCTTCTCTGACAGCTACCTCTTGGTTCCACCCATGCTCAACCCACTTGTCTATGGAATAAAAACAACCCTGATCCGTGAGGAGATCAGCaaaatcctaaaaaaaaataaacaataaaatatttaaagaggacctttcaccgattcttaccctatgaactaactatacagataggtagagcggcgcccggggatctcactgcacttactattatccccgggcgccgctccgttctcccgctatgccctccggtatctccgctcactaagttatagtaggcggagataccagtccctaagttatggtaggcggagtctgccctagcgctggccaatcgcagcgcagagctcacagcctgggaggttattttctcccaggctgtgagctctgcagtgcgattggccagcgctagggcagactccgcctaccataacttagggaatggagataccggaggacatagcaggagaacggagcggcgcccggggataatagtaagtgcagagagatccccgggtgccgctctacctatctgtatagttagttcatagggtaagaatcggtgaaaggtcctctttaagttataattagagatgatctAATCAATGTTGATGAAGTGGAAACGAATccccatttttcctaaaatggctgctgcacatgtgaagacatggagcaaggaactctgggaaagcgggatcacccataatgccatgcatgcagccaatcagcagccagccagccctatgatgtcacagccctataaaaagcgccagccatcttagattctgccattttccagtgtacttagtgcagggagagacgtcagcaggtgctggGGACAgtgcttcattgtgctaaaaaataattttttacaagtgcagggaaagattatacaaggtgcagggaaaggatagggaggaatcattccacagcatttatgtagaacaaggttcagtaggggaggttacagcctggggaataggaacaatcctattacaccttgctgcactgactgcggatccacattgccattatacagctctgtaattccagcaaactgttcttgttattagggtgcaagtgctgtgtgatacagccattaacagggtttattacaaggaaatatttctacgtcttatttgcccttgtgcggtgagtgcagttatactgtatgttctaaagcattttttggcttgtattagtcggAAAAAAAggccttattagccattgtgtggtgaagtgcgaaaattacagccctttttgacgtgtattagtggcacaaattttttttttatttccgttcagcggtgcagtttgtcacgagggtgtcaagagccacgcctgactccgttatacccggggtcaggaagtcgcaacggttggctgcgcgctctatgtaggaagatagtgctgtttttttatggtagctttctgggtttgccttgcaaccctttttggctcactcagggatccgtagcttcttctcctcagctgtttcttgtccagcactcccaacctccttatattcccctctcccacttctctggttgccagatatagagcttcctgcctggacttctatactgacccactggagctgtgtagctgtgttccctggttgttgttccagaacgttaccctccgggtcCCTGTtgagcctttgtggtctgctgttgtcgcccacctgggattatatgtttgtctgttttgtctgtcctctccctggtgtttccctcttagtgtcagtggtgcggactagtgatcccaccgtccccgttcactacatagggctcatcttagggaaagccagagtttagccacgtgatcggcgtacgggtgaggaacccgtctagggacgtcagggcagtcaggtgccagccgcaaggtgagtcaggggtcaccacctttctctctcccttggacagggccttcccatttccctccctttgcgtgacgccggtcattacacagttactgtatttttcgccctataagacacatcgGCCCATAggatgcacataggttttagaggaggacaataagaaaaaaaatatttttaaccaaaaggtttgcttttggtgggctttgaactaatggtggtctgtggatgacactgttatggggatctgtggatggctgtcacggatgaagttagcatatagctggaacatataaataaacaagcgactggcttgatcccaaactaaggagcttatacagATGTGTCATCGCTACCACCCCCTTATTTCGCAATTCGTTACTAACTAAACGCGATTTTATCTCCTCCAGTGTATCAATACATACTAATGCCAGTAGATGGCGGTGTTGAGTTAAAGTACTAGATTAATCAGTAGTACCGTACTTTATGTGAATTTCTAGTAGtgtaactgtatgtacagagCAGCATGTGCTGTGTATTAATATCGCTATCCGGCTCCTGATATAGCCCGTAGTCATCCCGACGCTGTACAGGAGCCGGGCGCTATAGGGGATGGCACCTGAACAGTCAatcattaaataaaattaaaaaaatgggtgAGCGGAACCACACAGACCTACAGTACATCAGGGAtggcactagggttgagcgaacccgaactttacggtgttcggtacccgaacatttcagtaaaagttccggttcgggttcgatgttcgggtaatattaatataccattaatctccaatccgatggtatattttaacttgaagcctccccatcaccatgggaacgcctctatgttagaatataccatcggatttgagttagatcgtgaaaactcagatccgacagtatattctaacacagaggcgttcctatagtgatggggacgcttcaagttagaatatactgagaactgtggacataacggccctctgctgcctggcagcacctgatctcttacagggggctgtgatctgcacaattaacccctcaggtgccgcacctgaggggttaattgcgcggatcaaagccccctgtaagagatcaggtgctgccaggcagcagggggccaggcccccctccctcctcggtattaaaatcattggtggccagtgcggccccccctccctccctccccctattaaaatcattggtggccagtgcggagcccccctccctccctcgccctattaaaatcattggttaacaacccccctcccccccatcattggtggcagtggagcggcagttccgatcggagtcctagtttaatcgctggggctccgatcggttaccatggcagccaggacgctactgcagtcctggctaccatggttacttagcacttttagcagcattataaagtaaaactttttggtgtgcacaccttctgctggtcttgcatctaagtttatttaacaaatagcactgtgagataacatactcctaatgattaaaaataaaataaaaaaataagcatagAAAGATAACCTAAtcgcataataaaaaaataaaatacatacagtagaaatatatattactgtatatagtgttactttacaccctaccccccactctcagtatggctacattaggatctaaggcccctttcacacgggcgtggaggttaaaaatagggctggaagggttaaaaataaataaaaaataataaactactgTACAATGGACTAACTGTACATTAATATTGtgatggactgaaccgtcactggggctgctggagaagcctgagggccagcctccttcctacagactttagaccgagaactatggagaccccctaagaccttttggggttacaaggtactatgaaccctgatttatgtgtgtaatttatatgccacatatttcctattgtccattaaaaaggcatggtgtggattcagcaacacaaaaagggttaactctgcactgagactcccactgattgtgttagtgatgggattaagatagttgattataatagcagccgactcctatgatacactcaggagataatcccatcacatgtgtctcctcttcccattcattcattatggagggggtgaagatatctgtttgcatgttcattgttgattgcgtcaaagacaatgccagtgtgtttgttaattgcgtcacagacaatgccattgtgtttgttgaatagggttagttttgtgtttaaactgtacaggattggctgctatgtcatgtcctcagtatgt
Encoded proteins:
- the LOC120994240 gene encoding olfactory receptor 52A1-like, with the protein product MTNFTFYPTYFLLVGIPGLEHEHIWISIPFCIIYLSALLGNIMVIVVILRSPRLHQPMFIFLSMLAFNDGLLCTSVAPKMLSIFWFSNKVISFNGCLLQMFFIHAFSSIESGFLLSMAYDRYIAINKPLRYSSIITTRLIYRLVIVFMVRAVVLVGPCLVLIRRFPAFKTNIIAHSYCEHMAVVKLAAADIRVNSIYGLFVAFTILCFDLLFIFFSYVMIFNAVFRLPSRDARLKAFNTCTPHMCVFLSFYSMAIFSFLSHRYGGKIPPYVHIIFSDSYLLVPPMLNPLVYGIKTTLIREEISKILKKNKQ